Below is a genomic region from Streptomyces sp. NBC_00461.
CGTACTCCAGCGCGAGGTTCTCGCTGCCGCCTCGGGGGGACTCCAGGCCGTGGAACGGTGACCTGTCGTCCTCGGTCGCCAGCCGGCCCTGCGCCGGGCCGGCGACGCCGGACGCCAGCAGGAACGGACGGCCTGATCCGGTCAGGACGTCGCCGATCGCCTGCACGGCGGCCCGTTCGGCCTGATTGGAGACGGCGGGGTTGTTGAAGTCGTGCTTGTTGGCGAGGTGGAGGACGGCGTCAGCGGTCGCGGCGCCCTCCCGGATGCTGTCGAGGTCGTCGAGGTCGCCGCGGCGGACCTGGGCACCCTTCGCGTCGAGGGATGCGGCCGAGGTATCGGAGCGGGCGAGCCCGACGACCTCGTGGCCGGCGGCGAGCAGCTCGTCGACGGTGGCCGAACCGATCCACCCGGATGCTCCGGTGACGAAGACGCGCATGTGAATGATCTCCTTCGATGCTCAAGCCTGGTGAACGAGGCAAGCGATGTCAGTTGCTGACGTCAGTAACTGTCGTCACTGTAGCTGCCATGTCAGCTGCTGTCATCACTAGAGTGGTGGGCATGGTGCGATGGGAGCCCGGGGCGCGGGAACGACTACAGGCAGCGGCGATGGACCTCTACATCAGTCGCGGCTACGACAGGACGACCGCGGCCGACATCGCCCAGGCCGTCGGTCTCACGGAGCGGACGTTCTTCCGCCACTTCGCCGACAAGCGTGAGGTGCTTTTCAGCGGCCAGGAGCTGCTGGAGCAGGCGTTCCTGGACGGCGTGGCTGCGGCTGCGCCGGACGCGTCACCGCTCGAGATGGTCGAGTCCGCCCTGTCGGCCGCGGCGCCGTTCTTCTCGACCGAGCGCCGCGACCACTCCAGGCGGCGGCAGAGGATCATCTCCGAGAATCCCGCGCTGCAGGAACGGGAGTTGTTGAAGTTGGCTGGGCTGGCCACGGCGGTCGCTGCCGCCCTCCGATCGCGGGGGGTTCCCGAGGCGACGGCCACGCTCGCCGCGGAATCCGGGGTGACCGTGTTCGGCGTGGCCTTCGGGAAGTGGATCGCCGAGGGTGAGGAGCGGTCGTTCCTCGACATCGAGCGCGAGGTGTTGGGCGAGCTCGTGGCGATGGCCGCCGGTGCGACGTGATCAGCGTAGCGATGGATCAACCGGGTGAACTCCCGACGACGTCCTGGCCTCGCGGTAGTGATCAACTGCGTTCGGGCCTCGGCGCCGGCCCGGCATGTCGTGCGCGCTGTGGGCGAGAGGGATGGCGTCGACGAACCGGCCGCCGAGCTGCTGGCGTCCGGCTGTCTGGCCAGCCTGCGGATGTGCGATGAGGTGAGCGCCGGCAGTGTGGCGTTCCCCTCGCAGTCCACCGGCACCTTCGGGTTCCCCAGCACGAGGAGTGCCAGATCAGCGT
It encodes:
- a CDS encoding macro domain-containing protein, translating into MNSRRRPGLAVVINCVRASAPARHVVRAVGERDGVDEPAAELLASGCLASLRMCDEVSAGSVAFPSQSTGTFGFPSTRSARSAWRPCVAPALRSDDQG
- a CDS encoding TetR/AcrR family transcriptional regulator, whose amino-acid sequence is MVRWEPGARERLQAAAMDLYISRGYDRTTAADIAQAVGLTERTFFRHFADKREVLFSGQELLEQAFLDGVAAAAPDASPLEMVESALSAAAPFFSTERRDHSRRRQRIISENPALQERELLKLAGLATAVAAALRSRGVPEATATLAAESGVTVFGVAFGKWIAEGEERSFLDIEREVLGELVAMAAGAT